The nucleotide window GATCCGGGGCTCGCCGAACGTCTCTGCCAGCATCTCGTGACAGTCGTCACACCAGGTCGCCGTCAGGAACAGGAGCACCGGCCGTCCCGTCTCGGCCGCGTCCGCGAACGGCTCCGGCCCCCACTCCCGCCACTCGACGCGGGAGTCGTCTCCCGGCGTCGACTCGCTGTCGTCGTTCACGGTCACGCTGAGGGTTCCGGTCGCATGAACCTCGCGGCTCGCCGACCGGCCACGGCGGTGGTGACCCGACAGTCTGTGCCGCAGGGTCACGGCTTCGTCCAGCGCAGCCGAGGAAAAGGCTGATACACCGCTGCCGCGAATCGGCGGCATGGTCGACACCCGGTACCTCCTGGCGGCACTCCTGGGGGTCCCGTTGATCGACGCGACGCTGCTCGTGTTCGTCGCCGGCGCTATCGGTGGGGTGACGACGGTGTTGCTCGTCGTGTTGACGGGACTCGTCGGGATGCTCCTGGTCCGCGCGGAGGGCCGTCACACCCTCAGACGAATCCAGGGGTCGCTCGCGGACGGTCAGCCGCCCACGGACGAACTGCTGGACGGTGCGTTCCTGATCGCCGCCGGGGCGTTCCTGCTCACTCCCGGGCTCGTCACGGACGTGCTCGGGTTCCTGTTCGTCCTGCCGCCGACGCGGTACCCGCTGCGGGAGCTGCTGTCCCGGCGTGTGGTCACGCCGTACTTAGACGAGAAGACCGGCGGGTTCGCCAGCGGAAACGTCTACATCGGGGGGTTCCCCGGCGACGACGACGGCGACGGCAGCGCGTTCGGAGACCACGACGCGAGCGAGGAACGACGACGCGCGGAGTCGGACGGCGACACCGTCGACATCGGCGACGACGAGTACAGCGTCGAGTAGGTAACCGACGACAGTACAGCGTCGGGTAGGTTACCGACGACAGTACAGCGTCGGCGGCGGCAGACGAGTGCAGGCAGTGTCTACCCGTCTTTCTCCCAGTCGATCCACTCCTGTTCCCAACCGGTGCGGGCGAAGTAGCCCTGCCGTTCGAACTCGCGGTCCTCGCGTCGGGTGCGATTTCGGACCGGCGCGC belongs to Halobaculum sp. MBLA0143 and includes:
- a CDS encoding FxsA family protein, which gives rise to MVDTRYLLAALLGVPLIDATLLVFVAGAIGGVTTVLLVVLTGLVGMLLVRAEGRHTLRRIQGSLADGQPPTDELLDGAFLIAAGAFLLTPGLVTDVLGFLFVLPPTRYPLRELLSRRVVTPYLDEKTGGFASGNVYIGGFPGDDDGDGSAFGDHDASEERRRAESDGDTVDIGDDEYSVE